One Leifsonia shinshuensis DNA window includes the following coding sequences:
- a CDS encoding SDR family NAD(P)-dependent oxidoreductase, whose product MDAATRVAFVLGANGAIGNAICRALGADGLLVVPAARDADALRALQAELVASGIACPLVLPLDATDDAALASAVASAAELGGGLAVAVNNVGRGHMPTPLADMSADVFDEIVAVNFRSVAVAMRAEVRALRASSGPRAIVNITSTAGTRGAPGMSAYAAAKHAVIGLTLTTALDEARAGIRVNAVAPGPIMSGGNLRLDDATRERIGGYVPTGRMGSPEEVAAAVAWLASPAASYVTGDVLAVDGGRTI is encoded by the coding sequence ATGGATGCCGCGACCCGCGTCGCGTTCGTCCTCGGCGCGAACGGGGCCATCGGCAACGCGATCTGCCGCGCGCTCGGCGCGGACGGCCTCCTGGTCGTGCCGGCCGCGCGCGACGCCGACGCACTTCGCGCGCTCCAGGCTGAGCTCGTCGCGTCGGGGATCGCGTGCCCGCTGGTCCTCCCCCTCGACGCGACCGACGACGCAGCACTCGCGTCCGCGGTCGCCTCGGCGGCCGAGCTCGGCGGCGGGCTCGCGGTCGCGGTCAACAACGTCGGCCGCGGCCACATGCCCACCCCGCTCGCGGACATGTCTGCCGACGTCTTCGACGAGATCGTCGCGGTGAACTTCCGCTCGGTGGCGGTCGCGATGCGCGCCGAGGTGCGGGCGCTGCGGGCCTCCTCCGGCCCGCGCGCCATCGTCAACATCACCTCGACCGCCGGGACGCGCGGCGCTCCCGGGATGTCGGCGTACGCGGCCGCGAAGCACGCGGTGATCGGCCTGACCCTGACCACGGCCCTGGACGAGGCCCGCGCGGGCATCCGCGTGAACGCCGTCGCGCCCGGCCCGATCATGTCGGGCGGCAACCTGCGGCTGGACGACGCGACGCGCGAGCGGATCGGCGGCTACGTGCCTACCGGCCGGATGGGTTCGCCGGAGGAGGTCGCCGCCGCCGTGGCCTGGCTCGCCTCGCCCGCCGCGTCGTACGTCACCGGCGACGTGCTCGCGGTGGATGGCGGGCGCACGATCTGA
- a CDS encoding RraA family protein: MDTNALPTAAVADAAVRLGIPVGTAPVDLLPLLPGRPFHGPAAPVTHLGSVDVLLETIDDAPPGAVLVVDNGGRRDEACVGDLMLLEAREAGLAGAVIWGLHRDTAQLREIGLPLFSLGANPFGPRRVPPAGSAMRTAMLDGVAVAPGDWIVADDDGVLVVGTDRRDDLFAEARRIQTVEGAQSQRMRAGTSLRAQLDFSRYRELQAADPSLTLRRYLAETGGAIET, encoded by the coding sequence ATGGACACGAACGCCCTCCCCACCGCCGCCGTCGCCGACGCCGCCGTCCGCCTCGGCATCCCTGTCGGCACGGCGCCGGTCGATCTCCTGCCCCTCCTCCCCGGCCGCCCTTTCCACGGTCCCGCCGCTCCTGTCACACACCTCGGCAGTGTGGATGTCCTGCTCGAGACCATCGACGACGCCCCGCCCGGCGCGGTGCTCGTCGTCGACAACGGCGGCCGGCGTGACGAGGCCTGCGTCGGCGACCTGATGCTGCTGGAGGCGCGCGAGGCCGGGCTCGCCGGCGCCGTGATCTGGGGGCTGCACCGCGACACCGCCCAGCTCCGCGAGATCGGCCTCCCTTTGTTCAGCCTGGGCGCGAACCCGTTCGGGCCGCGCCGGGTCCCGCCCGCGGGGAGCGCGATGCGCACCGCCATGCTCGACGGCGTCGCGGTCGCGCCCGGCGACTGGATCGTCGCGGACGACGACGGCGTGCTCGTGGTGGGCACGGACCGCCGCGACGACCTGTTCGCCGAGGCGCGGCGCATTCAGACGGTGGAGGGCGCGCAGTCCCAGCGGATGCGGGCCGGGACCTCCCTGCGCGCGCAGCTCGACTTCTCCCGCTATCGCGAGCTCCAGGCGGCCGACCCGTCACTCACCCTGCGCCGCTACCTGGCCGAGACCGGCGGCGCGATCGAGACCTGA
- a CDS encoding phosphoribosylaminoimidazolesuccinocarboxamide synthase, with protein sequence MSELAGWKHVYSGKVRDLYVPEGADGLDDTAAVLVVASDRVSAFDHVLEPGIPGKGELLTTLSLWWFDRLGSVPNHLVPDHTLDGDRIVERIPAEVAGHAMLVKPLDMFPIECVVRGYLTGSGWAEYQRTQSVCGVPLPAGLADGDRLPEPIYTPAWKAPLGEHDENISFERTVELVGPEVAEELRRLSLEVYARGAAIAEEHGVIIADTKFEFGADRATGEITLADEVLTSDSSRYWDARVFATATTPAARMASFDKQIVRDWLAANWDKQGTPPELPAEVVERTAARYRELLERLTGR encoded by the coding sequence GTGAGCGAACTGGCAGGCTGGAAGCACGTCTACTCCGGGAAGGTCCGCGACCTCTACGTGCCCGAGGGGGCGGATGGCCTGGACGACACGGCCGCCGTCCTCGTCGTGGCCTCCGACCGGGTGAGCGCGTTCGACCACGTGCTCGAGCCCGGCATCCCGGGCAAGGGCGAGCTGCTCACCACGCTCAGCCTGTGGTGGTTCGACCGTCTCGGCAGCGTCCCGAACCACCTCGTCCCTGACCACACGCTCGACGGTGACCGCATCGTGGAGCGCATCCCGGCCGAGGTCGCGGGACACGCGATGCTGGTGAAGCCGCTGGACATGTTCCCGATCGAGTGCGTCGTGCGCGGCTACCTGACCGGCAGCGGCTGGGCCGAGTACCAGCGGACGCAGAGCGTCTGCGGCGTCCCGCTCCCGGCCGGGCTCGCCGACGGCGACCGGCTGCCGGAGCCGATCTACACCCCTGCGTGGAAGGCGCCGCTCGGCGAGCACGACGAGAACATCAGCTTCGAGCGCACCGTCGAGCTGGTCGGCCCGGAGGTCGCGGAGGAGCTCCGCCGGCTGTCGCTGGAGGTGTACGCCCGCGGAGCGGCGATCGCGGAGGAGCACGGCGTCATCATCGCGGACACCAAGTTCGAGTTCGGCGCCGACCGCGCAACGGGCGAGATCACGCTCGCGGACGAGGTGCTCACCAGCGACTCCAGCCGCTACTGGGACGCCCGCGTGTTCGCGACGGCCACGACTCCTGCGGCGCGGATGGCCAGCTTCGACAAGCAGATCGTCCGCGACTGGCTGGCCGCCAACTGGGACAAGCAGGGCACTCCGCCCGAGCTCCCGGCCGAGGTGGTGGAGCGAACGGCCGCGCGCTACCGCGAGCTGCTGGAGCGGCTGACCGGACGGTAG
- a CDS encoding heavy metal translocating P-type ATPase: MRRIARLARRYWVVTLTLGIGVVGIVLALAGAGWLVQWLFSVYALAVAAWQAVGMVRAMAHGRFGLDILAITAIVATVLVGEFVAALIVVLMLTGGDALEDYANRRAKRELDALLTRAPQFAHLVVDGGYQEVPVDQVKVGDALLVRPSEIVPVDGVLLSGRGAFDQASITGESIPVEKSAGDEVLSGSVNGQEAVELRATSTAASSQYQQIVALVAQAAESKAPVVRLADRYAVPFTVFSLALGAVAWWLSGDPVRFAEVLVLATPCPLLIAAPVAFIGGMSRGARNSIIVKSGGVLEQLARARTAVFDKTGTLTYGAPALSEVRPQPAFGADELLAAVASAEQYSSHVLAASFIQAARERGLELREAASAQEAATNGVVADIGGREVVVGKFAFIASHAPDAERTPIAPGELAVYVAIGGRFAGALLASDRLRSNAAATLRELATLGVTNTMMLTGDARETAEHIAAELGITRVRAECLPADKVAEVAGVAERPVIMVGDGVNDAPVLAAADVGIAMGAKGATAASESADAVILVDDIHGVARAVRIGKDTVRIALQSIWLGIAVSVVLMLIAAFGFIPATAGALIQELVDLATILAALRAIGGRLDARAAAELRAGPRVAVSGGTGAR; the protein is encoded by the coding sequence ATGAGACGGATCGCTCGGCTGGCCCGCCGGTACTGGGTCGTGACGCTGACGCTCGGCATCGGCGTCGTCGGCATCGTCCTGGCGCTCGCGGGCGCGGGCTGGCTCGTGCAGTGGCTGTTCAGCGTGTACGCGCTGGCCGTCGCCGCGTGGCAGGCGGTGGGGATGGTGCGCGCGATGGCGCACGGCCGGTTCGGGCTCGACATCCTCGCCATCACGGCGATCGTCGCAACCGTGCTGGTCGGCGAGTTCGTGGCCGCGCTCATCGTCGTGCTCATGCTGACCGGCGGCGACGCGCTGGAGGACTACGCCAACCGCCGGGCGAAACGCGAGCTCGACGCCCTGCTCACGCGCGCGCCGCAGTTCGCGCATCTGGTGGTGGACGGCGGCTATCAGGAGGTGCCGGTCGATCAGGTGAAGGTGGGCGACGCGCTGCTCGTCCGGCCGTCCGAGATCGTCCCGGTCGACGGAGTCCTGCTCTCCGGGCGTGGAGCCTTCGACCAGGCGTCGATCACGGGCGAGAGCATCCCGGTCGAGAAGTCGGCGGGCGACGAGGTCCTGAGCGGGTCGGTGAACGGTCAGGAGGCGGTCGAGCTCCGGGCCACCTCGACGGCCGCGTCGTCGCAGTACCAGCAGATCGTCGCGCTCGTCGCTCAGGCGGCGGAGAGCAAGGCGCCGGTCGTCCGGCTGGCGGACCGGTACGCCGTGCCATTCACGGTCTTCTCGCTGGCGCTCGGCGCGGTGGCGTGGTGGCTGAGCGGCGACCCGGTGCGCTTCGCGGAGGTGCTCGTCCTGGCGACGCCGTGCCCGCTTCTCATCGCGGCGCCGGTCGCGTTCATCGGCGGGATGAGCCGCGGCGCGCGCAACAGCATCATCGTCAAGTCGGGCGGGGTCCTCGAACAGCTCGCACGGGCGCGCACGGCGGTCTTCGACAAGACCGGCACGCTCACCTACGGCGCCCCTGCGCTCAGCGAGGTGCGCCCGCAGCCGGCGTTCGGAGCGGACGAGCTCCTCGCCGCCGTTGCGAGCGCCGAGCAGTACTCGTCCCACGTGCTCGCGGCGTCGTTCATCCAGGCGGCGCGGGAGCGCGGGCTGGAACTGCGCGAGGCGGCGTCCGCGCAGGAGGCCGCGACGAACGGGGTGGTGGCGGACATCGGCGGCCGGGAGGTCGTGGTCGGCAAGTTCGCGTTCATCGCTTCGCACGCGCCGGACGCGGAGCGCACCCCGATCGCTCCCGGCGAGCTGGCCGTCTACGTCGCGATCGGCGGCCGGTTCGCCGGCGCGCTGCTCGCGAGCGACCGCCTGCGGTCGAACGCGGCCGCCACCCTCCGCGAGCTCGCGACGCTCGGGGTGACGAACACGATGATGCTCACCGGCGACGCACGCGAGACCGCGGAGCACATCGCCGCGGAGCTCGGCATCACGCGGGTGCGCGCCGAGTGCCTGCCCGCCGACAAGGTCGCCGAGGTCGCGGGCGTCGCCGAGCGTCCCGTGATCATGGTCGGCGACGGCGTGAACGACGCCCCCGTGCTGGCCGCGGCGGATGTCGGGATCGCGATGGGCGCCAAGGGCGCGACGGCCGCGAGCGAGTCCGCGGACGCGGTGATCCTCGTGGACGACATCCACGGCGTCGCCCGGGCGGTCCGGATCGGCAAGGACACCGTCCGAATCGCGCTCCAGAGCATCTGGCTCGGGATCGCGGTGTCGGTCGTCCTGATGCTCATCGCGGCGTTCGGCTTCATCCCGGCGACGGCCGGCGCGCTCATCCAGGAGCTGGTCGATCTGGCGACCATCCTCGCCGCGCTGCGGGCGATCGGGGGCCGGCTGGATGCGCGGGCGGCCGCGGAGCTACGGGCGGGACCGCGCGTGGCGGTGAGCGGCGGGACCGGGGCGCGGTAG